The Syngnathus typhle isolate RoL2023-S1 ecotype Sweden unplaced genomic scaffold, RoL_Styp_1.0 HiC_scaffold_423, whole genome shotgun sequence genomic sequence AGTCCCTCCTAGCGAGCGGCAACACGCTGAGGAACGGTGAACGCGGGCCCGGCACGACACGGCACACCGTTTCGTCAAAACCCTCAATTTCCCTCATGCGGTCCTCGGACCAGTCGCATTTTGCTGGCAGATTCAAGACCTTTCCCAGGCTTCATCTTCATTTGATCACTTGAGATCCCATGGGATGTGGACCTCGGCAAAGAGTGGGGTGGGAGGGGGTCAGGTTTGGCAGGCTCTCAATGACGGACGGCTATTGATCAGGCAGGAAGCCGAGGCTCAATCTTCAGTGAGAGGTCATAGAGAGTATCTTCATCCATGATCAGCGTCTTATCCAGGAGGTACTGGGTCACCTGCACGGCAACAATAATGCCCATTCTTGTATTGACATTTGGAATATGTGTTTGATAGATAATTTCTGTGTTGTAGCTCAGtagtctaaccctaacccctgaCCCTCTAACCTTAGCCCTAATCCTAACTCCAGCCCTAACCCTTAgcaccaaccctaaccctagcactaACCCTTaccccaaccctaaccttaGCTAGAAGATGAGCTGAGAGTCATTTACCTTCACCTGATGCTCTATCCTGTAGGGTGTCTGCTGGAACTGTCGGATCTCTCTGATGATGTGCGAAAtctattaaaacaaaaaaagtccaaCCAGTACGTCACAATGCACTTTGGGACTAACAGTAAGTACCGTACCATTCTCATTTTGGAAAAGTTAACAAGTCCCTCTTCTGTAAAGTTGGGCGTTCCCTCCTCAATGAAGGCCAAGTCCGTCAGGTACATTCCCAAGTAGGGTACACATGGAGGGTTGCAACTGGTGACAAACAGAAAGTGGGAAGGAAGCCGTGCAATGCTG encodes the following:
- the LOC133149665 gene encoding ras-specific guanine nucleotide-releasing factor 2-like; this translates as MDKLQKTVSSEGRFKNLRETLKNCNPPCVPYLGMYLTDLAFIEEGTPNFTEEGLVNFSKMRMISHIIREIRQFQQTPYRIEHQVKVTQYLLDKTLIMDEDTLYDLSLKIEPRLPA